In Phaseolus vulgaris cultivar G19833 chromosome 3, P. vulgaris v2.0, whole genome shotgun sequence, the sequence tttttattttttaattatcatattttGCTCTTGCTCTAAGCAAAAAATAACCTTTATTAGTCTTCCTTTAAATGACTATattgcatatattttttaaacaatttttagtTCTAGGTtacttcaaaataaaataagatgatTGTTAAGTTTTAGTACTTTGATTTCTATGATAAGTATTATCTTCgcattttattatcatttttaattttttattcaaagttCAAATggaaattaatttgtatttatcttttataattaGTAAAATGGAAATTGAATTTTAAGTAAAAAGGTGAAAATTTATCTACCGTTGAATTGTAAGAAAaccatttttaatatataatttcattttctCGCTTTACGTATTTCTTAGTTTGATTGCATCTAGTTTTGTAGAGTTTACggaaattatttttctttcaaattggaagaaataaaaaggaaaataatctctttttttattttcttttaaaaaaaattacaatacaattttttaaataatgaaatttgTAATGCTAGCAATAAAAAACAatagattaaaattaaaaagaattagcataatttttttatataatttatttatttacactctttcaaacaaaaaagagaaaaattactCTACTTTTTTTATTCCAATTCGTTAAAATTACTCATTTGTTCTTTCCTTGTGTTTGATTTCtaccttttctatttttattttctatttatttcttttctgtTCCAcatctaatccaaacaaaacaacacattttagttattattttcaCATGGCACGTGTTTTTAACacttcatttgtattttgaatagGATACACTACTCTTTTAGTTGAGTATATTTAgattatatttgaaattttaatttaaggCCCCTTGTTagcaatttaaaatattaaacataaattgtaataaatacaagtatataagtatttattatattttaaagtcACGCATTAAAGAgaattcaataaatataaaaacattactgaatttgaattaaaatacaTGTCTCattaattaattgtaattttgAACACTTTAAAAAGACAAATgccaataaatataaaagtaagTTACCTTTATTTTCtaagataataaaattaattaataaataaataatattaaatgtgaaataaatataacattaaCTAGTAGATCACTTAAAACTAGAAAATAGCGTATTTACAGATATTTAATAGAAATTGATTAATATAAAATGGTGATatacaaaattgttttttatctgATATGTATATGTATTATTAAACAATAGTGAGAGGGGAAAAGAAGTTTgagtataattaattatttggtaATGAATGCATACAAGTAGGTGGTGTGGTTTTGATTATAccattcttaatttttaaatttttattttattttttatttatttaatagatataattttttatgtattatttttatttttatttggggATGTGTATGTTATATTTATGCgattcaaatattaattaaatattttttataaaaaaaaatatgatactattaaatatttaatattaaaatatacacatatataaatattaaatgagtattaaataataactaaataaaaattaaataattataagaaaaaacaaaaataaataaatacaaaaaagttaatataaattgtttaaatttttaatagtttaaaatgaaaaaaaaaatgaaaacgaaGATGAATattaagaaaactttaaaaatgacagaagttaatatatatatagtgcGGTCAATGGTGATTCCAATTCCCGCAAATTCATTGGCACTCCTCCTAACTCTATTTCGTCTTCACTCTCTCCTCTTTTCTTCATCCTTCAGATTAGATTCCTATTTCACTCTCCCTTCATTTTCTCTTTCcacatataataaataataataataattaaaaacaaataaaaaatgcatCTCTCATATGTGAGAGGCCACATCCACTGTTGTCTATAGcattagtataaaaaaaactgaGCCATACCAGCCACCACACAACCTCCTTCTGCTGCCACCCTTCTTCTTGCTGCAGATTTCAATTCTTTTTCTGCAAACTCAACTTGGGTCTATGTGATGGCGCTCAATATCTCTTCTCCAGCTGAGGTCAAGTCCCTTTTTTTCTCTGATTCCTTCAAGTCTAATTGTCTCACAGCAAAATTCCCAGgttcttcttctcttcctctCTTCATTTAAACTATGTTTCTTTCCTACTCTCTTCTGAGAAATGTCAAAGTTATCGACTTTATGCAGAAATTCCCTCTCCATTCaatattgttttcttttctttcggGAAATCATGCTACTTTCTGATCCTATCCTATACTGTTAATACCGACTTTGTTGATGTTACAGTGATGTGTTGTACTATGATGTTTGTTTTTGTGGAAAgactgtgttttttttttcggaAAGGCAATATTTGTTTTGTGTTATGTTTTGATGTCAATTGCATGGCGCTTGGATGGTTTGACTTTGATGGTCCTTTGAATTTGGTGCTCAGGTGGctttgcttttaaaaaaaaagagtgcgGAAGGCGAGTTAGTTGCTCAGTGAAggcaccaccaccaccaccagcCTGGCCGGGACGAGCGTTTCCAGAACAAGTTGGCAAGACATGGGAGGGACCGAAACCCATTTCCATTGTGGGATCTACTGGTTCTATTGGAACTCAGGTATTGATGCTAATGGAATCTCCCCCTATCATGTAATCTGTAAGTAGTAATGGCTAATAATAGTCTATTACGATCATCTGGGTCTAAAGCTAACTTAAATAGACGCAATTGGGGTTAGTCTTATAAAGAGTATTCGCCATTCGGGTTATATTCCCAACCAATGTAAGACATCTTAACATCCCCCACTCCCAAGATTGAAAATCCGGGTTGTCAAATTTGTTTAGGACTAAAACTCTGTCCTCTTGCACAATCTGAAGCTGATGTTGGCTGGACCTGCAAGATGCTACATTTGTTGGAATACATCTTTCAAAagaatatactatttttttggGGGTGTTATAGATAGATAGATGTGAGACTGGGAATACTTGATGTTTGCCCCTTGTAGATGTAGCTTAACTTTCCTTTGTCTCATATTCTTTGATGTAGTGCATGATTTCCCCTGTATGCTTTTGTAGACACTAGATATTGTGGCAGAGAATCCAGACAAGTTTAAAGTTGTGGCTCTTGCAGCTGGTTCAAACGTTACTCTTCTTGCAGACCAGGTAACCACTTTACTCCCAGCATGTAATGGAACCGTGGATTGGTTTTTGTCTATCTATGACCAGATTTAAATCTGCAAATTTTCTCAACCTCGGGGGATTTACTTGACCAATTTACTCACATGGCTAGTTAGTTGCACTGAGGATGATCTTCCTggttattttttcttataattcaGGTGTAGTAGGCATGTTGTTCTTTTGCATTAGGGAAGAGACCAATGGTTTCATATCATACAAAAAGAAAATCTTAAGATAAATTAATTACTATGGTTTAAGGTTCAGTTAATGTATTTCATAAAAGGGGGTACATATGCAATCTTATCCCTCAAGTAGAGAGGTTGTTTCTAGGATTTGAGATCCTCCATGCCACTAGGTTCACCATCATTTTAAGTATTTAATGTTTCAATATAACAACCAGAAAAAAGAAGAGAATAATCCCTTTCGATATTTGTGTTGCCCAGATAAAAACATttaagcctcaacttgttgctGTTAGAAACGAGTCGCTAATTGCTGAACTTGAAGAGGCTTTGCATGATGTTGAACATAAACCTGAGATCATCCCTGGAGAGCAGGGAATCGTTGAGGTGGACATCTGCTTTATTCATATGCGGTCGTTTTGTTAGAgagccatttttgtttttcattactTATAGCTTCTATATTCTCAGGTTGCTCGTCACCCTGATGCAGTCAGTGTAGTAACAGGAATAGTAGGGTGTGCAGGACTGAAGGTAAATTTCTTTTccctatttttttcttttcttggtaACCAATCTCTTTGCTGTGCCATGTAATGAGGTCTTCTGTGTCCTGAGCATCCACATATCTATTAATATTAGAAAGCTGAAATCCTCTCATTCTTTTATTAGCCAACAGTTGCTGCgatagaagcagggaaagacaTAGCTTTGGCCAACAAAGAAACATTGATTGCTGGAGGTCCTTTTGTTCTTCCTCTTGCTCAGAAGCATAACGTAAAAATACTTCCAGCTGATTCGGAACATTCTGCCATTTTTCAGGTAAGAAAGCACATAATCTTTAAAATCATGTGTGCAAGCAATTATTATTTCTTgataatgttatttattatcTATATATTTTCTGCCTCTGCACCTTTCTTATTGACTGCAAGCAATTATTTCATCATATGCTCCACTTTTTACTGCAAAAGCTTAAAGGATTCTTTGCTCCAGTGTATCCAGGGGTTACCAGAGGGTGCACTCAGGCGGATTATTCTAACTGCATCTGGAGGTGCTTTCAGGTGTGTATATGACTTCAATTGGCCCATTTTGCATGTTCAGTGGAACCATGTTTTCTTTGTATGTTGAAAACAACAATCCTTTTTCGCTGGAAGTGAACTGAAAGAGACTATGTAGCACCATAAACATTCCTATGTTTATCTGAAGAATGTCTTCTGATTTTGTCTGTCAGAATTAATATTCTTTGATCACGGAAAACCTTGAATTGTTGCTCTCTTAGTCTTGTTTCCGGGATATGTATAATCAATTTGACTACAAGTATGATCCTTCGGTCATTGACAGGGATTTGCCAGTTGATAAACTGAAAGATGTTAAAGTAGCTGATGCATTAAAACATCCCAACTGGAATATGGGGAAAAAGATAACTGTGGACTCTGCTACACTTTTTAATAAGGTTTGTTTCTTTATGTCAACATATTGGACGAAAAGAGTCTCTTTATAAATCTGTTTAATTATGTACTATGAATTTCCTAGGTAtaacttaaaattattgtaCTTCTTTGCAGGGTCTAGAAGTAATTGAAGCACATTACTTGTTTGGAGCTGAGTACGATGATATTGAGATTGTCATTCATCCGCAATCAATCATACATTCCATGATTGAAACACAGGTCAACACAGTATTCTATTTTATGTTGGTTACCGTGTTTTAATATCCATATATTTAGATAACCATAGCACCCAGGCCTTAGCAAATGGGTGGGTATATACAAGAGGGTATAGAAGAAag encodes:
- the LOC137807867 gene encoding 1-deoxy-D-xylulose 5-phosphate reductoisomerase, chloroplastic, with protein sequence MALNISSPAEVKSLFFSDSFKSNCLTAKFPGGFAFKKKECGRRVSCSVKAPPPPPAWPGRAFPEQVGKTWEGPKPISIVGSTGSIGTQTLDIVAENPDKFKVVALAAGSNVTLLADQIKTFKPQLVAVRNESLIAELEEALHDVEHKPEIIPGEQGIVEVARHPDAVSVVTGIVGCAGLKPTVAAIEAGKDIALANKETLIAGGPFVLPLAQKHNVKILPADSEHSAIFQCIQGLPEGALRRIILTASGGAFRDLPVDKLKDVKVADALKHPNWNMGKKITVDSATLFNKGLEVIEAHYLFGAEYDDIEIVIHPQSIIHSMIETQDSSVLAQLGWPDMRLPILYTLSWPDRVYCSEVTWPRLDLCKLGSLTFKNPDNVKYPSMNLAYAAGRAGGTMTGVLSAANEKAVEMFIDEKISYLDIFKVVELTCEKHQNELLSSPSLEEIIHYDLWARKYAATLQDSSSFTPILA